The following are encoded in a window of Arthrobacter sp. OAP107 genomic DNA:
- a CDS encoding ATP-binding cassette domain-containing protein — protein sequence MTFRPAPLRAAAALAAVFIAARVIYRILFNGAGTGSPVLLDIPPVPLPAPYAHVVLLGPVTAPGLWEAVLSALPIAGMILAFGMLNAWVDVARGFVHLARGGPMQGMARMLVVAWAALPALSDAVNSVRLAFRLRGERFGPRALVPVLERTLEHASRVAAALELRGFGSRAARQPVRGIEAPVLIRDAHFRIADTRVRVADFAPSSGSITVITGPTGSGKSTILRGIAGLLSHVDGGKISCTLQVAGTDRATAPPRDTARLVGVVLQNPRAAFATTRVRDEISLALELRGVASATAKAWVLEVAERVGVSALLDRNLSTLSAGESTLVAIAAAIVEHPALLLVDEPLADLDTAARGRVIAVLNALARDAGVCVVVAEHRAEQLVPVADSWWTIDDGALVPGVAPAPSHPVADRQTPAQPADPPVQHAAVLTAANLAVHRDGQPLVRSASLSLHRGEVVALVGPNGAGKSSLLVALALGEGTLNEGTPGETTAGENTAGGGRIALVPDASDDLFTRDTVAAELRAAERRRARRKGGAQPAPGDAASRLARLRGDVRIPIGHEHPRDLSAGERRILAIALQTMDDPQVLLIDEPTRGLDPAARTAVAAALRAAADAGAAVLIATHDLDFAHGLGARILPMRDGVAPASAAEAAPGAATVERIATPSIPTPRFTDRPTDLPAAGKAPRIRMPRAAELTVLAAANLLALGAFCWPLLAAVLPEDAAAAIPYAALAMAPLAVVAIVVSLDGSVRSAHTVALLGVLAAIGSAVRVASTGVGGVEAVFILLILAGRAFGARFGMLLGAATIAVSSALWSGIGPWSPFQIFACAWVGAGAGLLPRRVRGRAELWMLCGYGVLASYVFGLLTNLWFWPFAVGAGTGISYVPGAPLATNLSSFLLYSLLTSTAGWDTLRAVTTIIGIAVVGRAMLAALRRVKPVSSPARIPGGSPGGSPGGSPGGQTARAPSTQGQAPAGDRRRLTP from the coding sequence GTGACCTTTCGACCCGCGCCGTTACGCGCAGCGGCGGCTCTCGCCGCCGTCTTCATCGCGGCGCGGGTCATCTACCGCATTCTCTTCAACGGTGCGGGCACCGGCAGCCCGGTTCTTCTCGACATACCGCCGGTGCCGCTGCCTGCCCCGTACGCCCATGTGGTCCTCCTCGGTCCGGTAACGGCGCCTGGCCTCTGGGAGGCGGTCCTGTCCGCCCTGCCGATTGCCGGGATGATCCTCGCTTTCGGCATGCTCAACGCCTGGGTGGATGTTGCCCGCGGCTTCGTGCACCTGGCCCGCGGCGGCCCGATGCAGGGCATGGCCAGGATGCTTGTGGTGGCCTGGGCGGCGCTGCCGGCGCTCTCCGACGCCGTGAACTCCGTGCGCCTCGCTTTTCGATTGCGGGGCGAAAGATTCGGGCCCCGCGCCCTTGTTCCCGTGCTCGAACGCACCCTCGAGCACGCCAGCCGGGTTGCCGCGGCTCTGGAGCTGCGCGGCTTCGGCAGCAGGGCAGCACGCCAGCCCGTCCGCGGTATCGAAGCACCGGTTCTGATCCGGGACGCACACTTCCGGATCGCGGACACGCGGGTACGCGTCGCCGATTTTGCGCCGTCGAGCGGGTCAATCACGGTCATTACCGGGCCGACGGGCTCCGGCAAGTCCACGATCCTTCGGGGCATTGCGGGCCTTCTCTCACACGTCGACGGCGGAAAAATTTCCTGCACGCTGCAGGTCGCTGGAACGGACCGTGCCACCGCGCCGCCGCGTGATACCGCCCGCCTCGTCGGCGTCGTCTTGCAGAACCCCCGCGCCGCCTTCGCCACCACCCGGGTCCGGGACGAAATCTCCCTCGCACTTGAGCTGCGCGGCGTGGCATCCGCTACCGCCAAAGCCTGGGTGCTGGAGGTCGCGGAGCGGGTCGGGGTGTCGGCGCTGCTGGACCGGAATCTCAGCACCCTCTCCGCGGGTGAGTCAACCCTCGTGGCCATTGCCGCCGCGATAGTGGAGCATCCGGCCCTCCTGCTGGTTGACGAACCCCTCGCCGACCTCGACACCGCAGCACGCGGACGCGTCATCGCCGTGCTCAACGCCCTCGCCCGCGACGCCGGCGTCTGCGTGGTCGTGGCGGAGCACCGGGCGGAGCAGCTGGTACCCGTTGCAGACTCGTGGTGGACCATCGACGACGGCGCCCTGGTACCTGGCGTTGCTCCCGCACCTTCGCATCCGGTCGCCGACCGTCAGACGCCGGCACAGCCGGCGGATCCGCCGGTACAGCACGCTGCCGTGCTGACTGCCGCAAACCTCGCGGTGCACCGCGACGGCCAGCCGCTCGTGCGCAGCGCCTCTCTGTCCCTGCACCGAGGTGAAGTGGTCGCGCTGGTGGGGCCGAACGGTGCCGGAAAGTCGTCCCTCCTTGTGGCACTCGCCCTCGGTGAAGGCACGCTCAATGAAGGCACACCAGGTGAAACCACAGCAGGTGAAAACACAGCCGGCGGCGGCCGCATAGCCCTCGTCCCGGACGCCTCCGACGACCTCTTCACACGGGATACCGTCGCTGCCGAGCTCCGCGCGGCAGAGCGGCGCCGGGCGCGCCGAAAGGGCGGCGCACAACCTGCGCCTGGCGACGCTGCTTCACGGCTTGCCCGTTTGCGGGGAGACGTCCGGATTCCCATTGGCCACGAGCATCCCCGGGACCTGTCCGCGGGTGAGCGCAGGATCCTGGCCATCGCGCTGCAGACCATGGACGACCCGCAGGTGCTCCTGATCGATGAGCCGACCCGCGGACTCGATCCCGCGGCGCGCACAGCAGTCGCGGCGGCGTTGCGGGCCGCAGCGGACGCCGGCGCGGCGGTCTTGATCGCCACCCACGACCTCGACTTTGCGCACGGCCTCGGCGCCCGGATCCTCCCGATGCGTGACGGCGTCGCCCCCGCATCCGCGGCAGAAGCCGCGCCCGGCGCCGCCACAGTGGAGCGCATCGCAACACCAAGCATCCCCACACCACGGTTCACCGACCGGCCAACCGACCTTCCCGCGGCGGGGAAAGCCCCCCGCATCCGGATGCCACGGGCCGCCGAGCTCACGGTCCTCGCAGCTGCGAACCTCCTGGCCCTCGGTGCATTCTGTTGGCCCTTGCTCGCTGCGGTCCTTCCGGAGGATGCCGCCGCGGCCATCCCCTACGCGGCGCTGGCCATGGCACCGCTTGCCGTCGTTGCCATCGTGGTGTCCCTGGACGGCTCGGTCCGCTCCGCACATACGGTGGCGCTGCTCGGCGTCCTGGCCGCCATCGGCTCGGCGGTGCGCGTGGCCAGCACCGGCGTCGGGGGCGTGGAGGCAGTCTTCATCCTGCTGATCCTGGCCGGCCGGGCCTTCGGTGCGCGCTTCGGCATGTTGCTCGGTGCCGCCACCATCGCCGTGTCCAGCGCCTTGTGGAGTGGCATCGGCCCGTGGTCACCGTTCCAGATTTTCGCCTGTGCGTGGGTAGGTGCCGGGGCAGGTCTGCTCCCCCGGCGGGTGCGGGGGCGGGCAGAACTGTGGATGCTGTGCGGCTACGGGGTCCTGGCATCCTACGTGTTCGGCCTGCTCACCAATCTGTGGTTCTGGCCCTTCGCTGTCGGCGCTGGCACCGGCATCTCCTACGTGCCTGGCGCGCCGCTGGCCACCAATCTCAGCAGCTTCCTGCTCTACTCGCTTTTGACCTCGACGGCGGGATGGGACACCCTGCGTGCCGTCACCACGATCATCGGAATCGCTGTGGTGGGGAGAGCCATGCTCGCCGCCCTGCGGCGGGTCAAGCCGGTCTCCAGCCCGGCCAGAATTCCGGGCGGAAGCCCGGGCGGAAGCCCGGGTGGAAGCCCGGGCGGGCAGACCGCCCGGGCGCCATCCACTCAAGGTCAAGCTCCGGCCGGGGACCGGCGTCGACTCACACCTTGA
- a CDS encoding amidohydrolase family protein encodes MSLVQESEATGELQPGAPEAAVVDCDVHPVLESARQLLPYLDDYWHDQLVAQMAPSYEPNYHPAGSAIAQRSDSAKDENGRAATTVENLVTDVFGDGFTDYAILNCLYATQQIHQPRREQAHARALNEWIANEWLSKDSRLRASIVVPLGTPEAAAAEIDHWAKDDRFVQVLLLGQSELLYGRQINWPIWEAAERAGLPVAIHIGGVFRQPPTSVGWPTTHLEWYVGQTSNLEAQISSIVSEGVLQKFPKTKVVVSEVGFNWLPAYMWKFDKLWKSYRPDFPWVDIPPSELIRKHFVFTTSPTDGAELPGQLDKTVDRMGSDRMLVYSSDYPHQHASGPRSIETGTSDPALLDRIYRQNAADLYNLVKPASQGEAK; translated from the coding sequence ATGAGTCTTGTCCAAGAAAGCGAAGCTACTGGCGAACTGCAGCCTGGGGCTCCCGAAGCTGCCGTCGTTGACTGCGACGTTCATCCCGTACTTGAATCAGCCCGCCAGCTCCTGCCCTACCTGGACGACTACTGGCACGATCAGCTCGTCGCCCAGATGGCACCCTCGTACGAACCGAACTATCACCCGGCCGGCTCGGCTATCGCCCAGCGTTCCGACTCCGCCAAGGATGAGAACGGCCGGGCAGCGACCACGGTCGAAAACCTGGTGACGGACGTTTTCGGTGACGGGTTCACCGATTACGCCATTCTCAACTGCCTGTACGCAACGCAGCAGATTCATCAGCCTCGCCGCGAGCAGGCCCATGCGCGGGCCCTCAATGAGTGGATCGCCAACGAATGGCTGTCCAAAGACTCACGTCTCCGCGCATCCATCGTTGTTCCCCTCGGCACACCGGAAGCGGCAGCAGCGGAAATCGATCACTGGGCCAAGGACGACCGGTTCGTACAGGTATTGCTGCTTGGCCAGTCAGAGCTTCTGTACGGCCGCCAGATCAACTGGCCTATCTGGGAAGCAGCAGAACGTGCAGGCCTTCCCGTCGCCATCCACATCGGAGGCGTCTTCAGGCAGCCGCCAACGTCGGTGGGCTGGCCCACCACCCATCTCGAGTGGTACGTCGGACAGACTTCCAACCTGGAGGCACAGATCAGCTCCATCGTGTCCGAAGGCGTCCTGCAGAAATTCCCGAAGACAAAGGTGGTTGTCTCCGAGGTCGGCTTCAACTGGCTGCCAGCCTACATGTGGAAGTTTGACAAGCTCTGGAAGAGCTACAGGCCAGATTTTCCCTGGGTAGATATCCCACCGTCGGAACTTATCCGCAAACATTTTGTGTTCACCACCAGCCCGACCGACGGCGCGGAACTGCCCGGCCAGCTCGATAAGACAGTGGACCGCATGGGCTCTGACCGCATGCTTGTCTACTCCAGCGACTATCCGCATCAGCATGCCTCCGGTCCCCGGAGCATCGAAACGGGCACCAGCGACCCAGCCCTCCTGGATCGGATTTACCGGCAGAACGCGGCCGACCTTTACAACCTAGTCAAACCTGCGAGCCAGGGAGAGGCGAAGTAA
- a CDS encoding MFS transporter, translating into MSNNSTTGPTVTAERHGDTSPPIMKKVAFASFVGTAIEYYDFFIYGTAAALVFPTVFFPEMTPALAATASFATFAVAFLSRPLGAAIFGHFGDRLGRKKTLVATLLIMGLSTVAVGLLPGAATIGIAAPVILMSLRLLQGVAVGGEWAGSALLSAEYAPANKRGLYGMFTQLGVGAGLVLTNAVFLVVNFTMGEKSEAFLSWGWRVPFLFSAVLVIIALYVRLSIDETPVFRAEKKKTGQVKAPIAELFRHQSGKVVLAGGCILAAYIYSFMGGTFLLGYASSSVHHPRTLILVGGILGGVALMAVTAVSAVLCDKYGRRRMMILGFSLALPWSFIVIPLLDTGSPFLFFLGVMGTSAVMGIFYGPLASFIPEIFATRYRYTGASLAFHVSGIIGGAVPPLIIGSLLTSYGSWAVGIMMALLVLLSLLSTLALPETRDAALDEVH; encoded by the coding sequence ATGAGCAATAATTCCACCACCGGGCCCACAGTGACAGCGGAGCGACATGGTGACACGTCCCCCCCGATCATGAAGAAAGTCGCCTTTGCGAGCTTTGTCGGCACCGCGATCGAGTACTACGACTTTTTTATCTACGGCACCGCAGCGGCGCTGGTTTTTCCCACAGTCTTCTTCCCGGAGATGACCCCGGCGCTGGCAGCAACGGCTTCATTTGCCACGTTCGCTGTCGCCTTTCTTTCGCGCCCACTGGGTGCCGCAATTTTCGGTCACTTTGGTGATCGTCTGGGGCGGAAGAAAACCCTGGTCGCCACGCTGCTCATCATGGGCCTTTCGACAGTCGCCGTAGGCCTTCTGCCCGGGGCGGCAACGATCGGCATAGCGGCTCCCGTTATTCTGATGAGCCTGCGCCTGCTGCAGGGAGTAGCAGTCGGCGGTGAATGGGCAGGCTCGGCACTGCTGAGTGCAGAGTATGCCCCAGCCAACAAGCGTGGACTCTACGGCATGTTCACCCAATTGGGTGTGGGCGCCGGCCTTGTACTGACGAATGCAGTCTTCCTTGTCGTCAACTTCACCATGGGAGAAAAAAGCGAGGCATTCCTGTCCTGGGGCTGGAGAGTGCCGTTCCTTTTCAGCGCCGTCCTCGTCATCATCGCCCTCTATGTGCGGCTCTCGATCGATGAGACGCCAGTATTCCGTGCTGAGAAAAAGAAGACAGGGCAGGTCAAGGCGCCCATCGCGGAACTGTTTCGCCATCAGAGCGGCAAAGTAGTCTTGGCCGGCGGCTGCATTCTCGCGGCGTACATCTACAGCTTCATGGGCGGAACGTTCCTCCTCGGGTATGCGAGCTCCTCGGTGCATCACCCGCGGACGCTAATCCTGGTAGGCGGTATTCTGGGCGGAGTTGCCCTAATGGCTGTCACTGCCGTCTCTGCCGTTCTCTGCGACAAATACGGACGCCGTCGAATGATGATCCTGGGCTTTAGCCTGGCGTTGCCCTGGTCCTTCATTGTCATACCACTGCTTGACACGGGTTCGCCGTTCCTGTTCTTCCTCGGGGTTATGGGGACATCAGCCGTCATGGGCATCTTTTACGGGCCCTTGGCATCCTTCATTCCTGAGATCTTTGCGACGCGGTACCGTTACACAGGGGCGAGCCTGGCATTCCACGTTAGCGGCATCATCGGGGGCGCCGTCCCGCCACTCATCATCGGCTCCCTGCTCACATCCTACGGAAGCTGGGCTGTCGGAATTATGATGGCGCTTCTGGTACTCCTGAGCTTGCTGAGCACCCTCGCCCTGCCCGAGACGCGGGACGCAGCCTTGGACGAAGTCCACTGA
- a CDS encoding NAD(P)-dependent oxidoreductase: MRKEISDSCSKTGKLGHVPERNSPDVPQPLQSWALLCRPGRKTSVIEKSARPLIGFLGIGAMGLPMAHQIHAGGHRVRTVDLNPRQVTKALELGIPSSTSADDIANADALFVVVATGEQLFALLDSRLLSGAGTIKTLVVLSTVGVDAVKDFALVLGERGIGVVDCPVTGGVTGAINGQLKLFAAGHPNDLKALRGILETMGTIQDCGGAAGDGQAYKMVNQLLAASHLAVAAEAIDFARALGLDSSRVLEAVTAGAGASWMLIDRGPRMIQAAEQRPVETHLSIFVKDADLVLRTAAAVGFNARIFNTVGQELVAAASQGLDAADDSSIVDLDRSCTAPEAAADYCSDGSEREPLT; encoded by the coding sequence ATGCGAAAGGAAATCAGTGACAGCTGCAGCAAGACCGGCAAGTTGGGCCATGTGCCTGAGCGAAATTCCCCAGATGTGCCCCAGCCCCTCCAGAGCTGGGCACTTCTTTGCCGTCCGGGCCGGAAAACCAGCGTGATCGAAAAGTCGGCCCGGCCGCTGATTGGGTTTCTCGGCATTGGCGCCATGGGCCTTCCGATGGCACACCAGATTCATGCCGGCGGCCACCGCGTAAGAACGGTGGACCTAAACCCACGGCAGGTCACCAAGGCCCTAGAACTGGGGATACCATCTTCAACCAGCGCTGACGATATCGCCAACGCTGACGCTTTGTTCGTTGTGGTTGCAACCGGCGAGCAGTTGTTCGCGCTCCTGGATTCCCGATTACTGTCCGGAGCCGGAACCATTAAGACACTTGTGGTGCTGAGCACCGTCGGCGTGGACGCGGTGAAGGACTTTGCGCTGGTGCTGGGCGAACGCGGAATCGGTGTCGTCGACTGCCCGGTAACCGGCGGTGTCACCGGCGCTATCAACGGTCAGTTAAAACTCTTTGCGGCGGGCCACCCGAACGACCTGAAAGCCCTGCGCGGCATCCTGGAAACAATGGGTACGATCCAAGACTGTGGCGGTGCGGCCGGAGATGGTCAGGCCTACAAAATGGTGAATCAATTGTTGGCGGCATCCCATCTCGCTGTTGCCGCGGAAGCTATCGATTTTGCCCGCGCACTTGGACTGGATTCAAGCCGCGTGCTCGAGGCGGTCACTGCGGGCGCTGGAGCATCGTGGATGCTCATCGATAGAGGGCCGCGAATGATACAAGCGGCCGAGCAACGCCCCGTTGAGACTCATTTGTCCATCTTCGTCAAGGACGCAGACCTCGTATTGAGAACTGCAGCAGCTGTTGGATTCAATGCCCGGATCTTTAACACGGTCGGGCAGGAACTCGTCGCCGCAGCCAGCCAGGGCCTTGATGCCGCAGACGATTCCTCGATCGTCGATTTGGACCGAAGCTGTACAGCACCAGAGGCGGCGGCAGACTACTGCTCTGATGGAAGCGAGCGGGAGCCGCTCACGTAG
- the metH gene encoding methionine synthase: MPRFALDIDSVPRPDRSQSLLDAVNHRVVIADGAMGTMLQDRELSLATDFQGLEGCNEILNDTRPDVIADIHDAYFAVGIDAVETNTFGANWSNLSDYGIDDRIEELARKGAAIARERAEAAEAVDGRMRWVLGSMGPGTKLPSLGHTSYDYLKQTFALQAEGLIDGGADAFLIETSQDLLQTKAAVNGCKQAIVARGVRLPIFVEVTVETTGTMLMGSEIGAALTALEPLGVDAIGLNCATGPDEMSEHLRHLSKQSSVAIACMPNAGLPVLTADGAHYPLSPVELATSHEQFVREFGLGLVGGCCGTTPEHMAAVVERLAPFRTESGSGANGASGGRVPTEREAGIASLYQHVNFDQESSYLAIGERTNANGSKAFRQAMLEERWDDCVDIAREQIRVGAHLLDVCIDYVGRDGVADIKEVVSRFASASTLPLVIDSTEPPVLQAGLEHIGGRPVINSVNYEDGDGPDSRFARIMPLVKEHGTAVIALTIDEQGQARTTEGKVAIASRLVDALVGEWGMRVEDIIVDCLTFPIATGQEETRRDGIETIEAIREITRKYPGIHTTLGVSNVSFGLNPAARIVLNSVFLHEAVEAGLSSGIIDAAKIVPLASLPEEQRKVALDLVWDRREYDAEGNTTYDPLASMLDMFAGVDTAALRDQRAAELAALPTGERLQRRIIDGEGKGLEEDLDLARSEGITPLGIINDQLLEGMKVVGERFGAGEMQLPFVLQSAEVMKNAVALLEPHMEKSDASGKGTMVIATVRGDVHDIGKNLVDIILTNNGYKVINLGIKQPIADIIAAAEEHNADVIGMSGLLVKSTVVMKENLQELQARGYAKKWPVILGGAALTRAYVEDDLAGQFEGQVRYAKDAFEGLALMEPLVQVARGADPAEVGLPALRKRTHRTGAKLTLTEPEAMPGRSDVASDNPVPAPPFWGTRIVRGVALHDYAAFIDERATFLGQWGLKPGRGEGGASYEELVEREGRPRLRYWLDRILAEGMLDASVAYGYFPVVSEGEQVVVLHHNTDPDGVLGAPGLLAPDGGSDGPIGTDRLRFDFPRQRRDKHLCLADFVRSRDSGQIDVLPVQLVTAGSKIDEVLALLFAGNHYRDYYELNGLVMQLTEALAEFWHARVRSELGFAAEEPKEKAGLFKLDYRGARFSLGYPACPEMEDRRKVVELLQPERMGVILSDELMLHPEQSTDAFVFHHPEAKYFKV, from the coding sequence ATGCCTCGTTTTGCACTTGATATCGACTCCGTCCCCCGCCCCGATCGCTCCCAATCGCTTTTGGATGCAGTTAACCACCGGGTGGTCATTGCCGATGGCGCCATGGGAACCATGCTGCAGGACCGGGAACTGTCGCTGGCGACTGACTTCCAGGGACTGGAAGGCTGCAACGAGATCCTCAATGACACGCGTCCGGATGTCATCGCTGACATCCATGACGCGTACTTCGCGGTGGGGATCGATGCGGTCGAAACCAATACCTTCGGTGCGAACTGGTCCAACCTCTCCGACTACGGCATCGACGACCGGATCGAAGAGCTCGCCCGGAAGGGTGCGGCGATCGCCAGGGAGCGTGCCGAGGCTGCGGAAGCCGTGGACGGACGGATGCGGTGGGTCCTGGGCTCGATGGGTCCGGGCACGAAGCTCCCCAGCCTGGGGCACACCAGCTACGACTACCTCAAGCAGACGTTCGCGCTGCAGGCCGAAGGCCTCATCGACGGCGGAGCGGATGCGTTCCTCATCGAAACGAGCCAGGACCTGCTGCAGACCAAGGCTGCAGTCAACGGCTGCAAGCAGGCGATCGTGGCCCGCGGCGTCCGGCTTCCGATCTTCGTCGAGGTGACCGTCGAGACCACCGGAACCATGCTGATGGGATCCGAAATCGGCGCGGCGCTCACCGCGCTCGAACCGCTCGGCGTTGACGCCATCGGGCTGAACTGCGCCACCGGGCCGGATGAGATGAGCGAGCACCTGCGCCATCTGTCCAAGCAGTCCTCAGTGGCGATCGCCTGCATGCCCAACGCAGGCCTGCCGGTGCTCACCGCGGACGGTGCGCACTATCCGCTGTCGCCTGTGGAACTCGCCACCTCGCACGAGCAGTTCGTGCGGGAGTTCGGCCTGGGTCTGGTGGGCGGATGTTGCGGTACGACGCCGGAACACATGGCCGCCGTCGTCGAGCGCCTTGCGCCTTTCCGGACTGAGTCCGGCAGCGGTGCGAACGGAGCGTCCGGCGGCCGCGTTCCCACCGAACGGGAAGCCGGCATTGCCTCCCTCTACCAGCACGTCAACTTCGACCAGGAGTCCTCGTACCTCGCCATCGGTGAGCGCACCAACGCAAACGGCTCGAAGGCGTTCCGGCAGGCGATGCTCGAAGAGCGCTGGGACGACTGCGTCGATATTGCCCGGGAGCAGATCCGCGTGGGCGCGCACCTGCTCGACGTGTGTATCGACTACGTGGGACGCGACGGCGTGGCAGACATCAAGGAAGTCGTCTCACGTTTCGCTTCGGCCTCCACGCTCCCGCTGGTGATCGACTCCACCGAACCGCCCGTCCTGCAGGCCGGGCTGGAACACATCGGCGGCCGCCCGGTGATCAACTCCGTCAACTATGAGGACGGCGACGGCCCGGACAGCCGGTTTGCGCGCATCATGCCGCTTGTGAAGGAACACGGCACCGCCGTGATCGCCCTGACCATCGATGAGCAGGGCCAGGCACGCACCACCGAGGGCAAGGTGGCGATCGCCTCGCGCCTCGTCGACGCCCTGGTCGGTGAATGGGGGATGCGCGTGGAAGACATCATCGTCGACTGCCTGACCTTCCCGATCGCCACGGGCCAGGAAGAGACCCGCCGGGACGGCATCGAAACGATCGAGGCCATCCGCGAGATCACCAGGAAGTATCCCGGCATCCACACCACCCTCGGTGTTTCCAATGTTTCCTTCGGCCTGAACCCGGCAGCGCGCATCGTCCTGAACTCGGTGTTCCTGCACGAGGCCGTGGAGGCCGGCCTGTCCAGCGGCATCATTGACGCCGCCAAGATCGTGCCGCTCGCTTCACTGCCGGAGGAGCAGCGCAAGGTGGCGCTGGACCTCGTCTGGGACCGCCGCGAATACGACGCCGAAGGCAACACCACGTACGACCCGCTGGCGAGCATGCTGGACATGTTCGCCGGCGTTGACACTGCGGCGCTGCGCGACCAGCGCGCAGCGGAACTTGCTGCACTGCCCACCGGCGAACGCCTGCAGCGGCGCATCATCGACGGCGAGGGCAAGGGCCTCGAGGAGGACCTCGACCTTGCCCGCAGCGAAGGCATCACCCCGCTTGGCATCATCAACGACCAGCTGCTCGAGGGCATGAAGGTGGTGGGCGAGCGTTTCGGCGCCGGTGAGATGCAGTTGCCGTTCGTGCTGCAGTCCGCCGAGGTCATGAAGAACGCGGTGGCGCTGCTCGAGCCGCACATGGAGAAATCGGATGCCTCGGGCAAGGGCACCATGGTGATCGCCACCGTGCGCGGCGACGTGCACGATATCGGCAAGAACCTGGTGGACATCATCCTCACCAACAACGGCTACAAGGTCATCAACCTCGGCATCAAGCAGCCGATCGCTGACATCATCGCTGCGGCCGAGGAGCACAACGCCGACGTCATCGGCATGTCAGGGCTGCTCGTGAAGTCCACGGTGGTGATGAAGGAAAACCTCCAGGAGCTGCAGGCCCGTGGCTATGCGAAGAAGTGGCCGGTGATCCTCGGTGGCGCGGCTCTGACCCGTGCCTATGTCGAAGACGATCTGGCGGGACAGTTCGAAGGGCAGGTCCGGTACGCAAAGGATGCCTTCGAAGGTCTGGCGCTCATGGAGCCGCTGGTGCAGGTCGCCCGCGGCGCTGACCCCGCCGAGGTGGGCCTGCCCGCCCTGCGGAAGCGGACCCACCGGACGGGCGCAAAGCTCACGCTGACCGAGCCGGAGGCGATGCCCGGCCGTTCCGACGTCGCCTCCGACAACCCCGTGCCCGCCCCGCCGTTCTGGGGCACACGCATCGTTCGCGGCGTCGCCCTCCACGACTACGCGGCGTTCATCGATGAGCGGGCCACGTTCCTGGGGCAATGGGGTCTCAAGCCAGGCCGCGGCGAAGGCGGCGCTTCCTACGAGGAACTGGTGGAACGTGAGGGCCGGCCGCGGCTGCGGTACTGGCTGGACCGTATCCTCGCCGAGGGAATGCTCGACGCGTCGGTCGCGTACGGCTATTTCCCGGTGGTGTCCGAGGGGGAACAGGTGGTGGTGCTGCACCACAATACGGATCCCGACGGCGTACTCGGCGCCCCGGGGCTCCTCGCCCCTGACGGCGGTTCAGACGGTCCGATCGGCACCGACCGGCTGCGTTTCGACTTTCCGCGCCAGCGCCGCGACAAGCACCTGTGCCTCGCCGATTTCGTACGGTCCCGCGATTCGGGACAGATCGACGTGCTGCCGGTACAGCTGGTCACTGCCGGTTCCAAGATCGACGAGGTGCTTGCGCTGCTGTTCGCCGGGAACCATTACCGCGACTACTACGAGCTCAACGGCCTGGTCATGCAGCTCACCGAGGCGCTGGCCGAGTTCTGGCATGCGCGTGTCCGCTCGGAGCTGGGTTTCGCCGCCGAAGAGCCGAAGGAAAAGGCAGGGCTGTTCAAGCTCGACTACCGCGGTGCGCGTTTCTCGCTCGGTTACCCTGCGTGCCCCGAGATGGAGGACCGCCGCAAGGTGGTGGAGCTGCTGCAGCCCGAGCGGATGGGCGTGATCCTGAGCGACGAGCTGATGCTGCACCCCGAACAGTCCACTGATGCATTCGTGTTCCACCACCCGGAGGCGAAGTACTTCAAGGTGTGA